Genomic window (Hydrogenimonas cancrithermarum):
CGATAAGCACGCGTCCTTTGTAGATCGCATCACCCAGACCTTTCATTTCGATCTGACGGGTATAGGTAAAAGTGCATTTGTTGATCAATTCCCTGATATCGTCGAGCAGGTGTTCCTTGGAACTCCCTTTGATCTGATGTTCGAGTTCATAGCTGATGTCGAAATGATCCTCGATTGCACGTTTTCCGCGACCTGTGATAATCGCCATGATATCCATACCGGCTTCGACTGCCTCTTCGACCCCATACTGAATCAGCGGTTTGGCCATCACGGGCAGCATCTCTTTCGGCATCGCTTTGGTAGCAGGAAGAAAACGGGTACCATAACCGGCAGCTGGAAAAAGACATCGTTTGATCATAGATTAACCTTTTTGAAATTTTAAAGTGTTTTTCATCATAAATAACGCAATTGTACCAAAGGCGGCCACGAGAATGACTGAAGCACCGGAAGAGAGGTCATACCAATAAGCGAAAAACAGACCCCCTACAATATAGCAAGCCGAAAGAAGGATAGAAAAAAGCATCATCCCCCCAAGCGACTTGACATAGCGTTCACTCGAAAAACTCGGCATTGTCAGCAGTGCAATGACCATGATAAGTCCCACAAGACGCATTGCCAGTACGACTGTAATGGCTACAAGTCCCAGTAAAAGCAGATGGAGCAGTTGTGTCTTCACCCCCTGAAGTTTCGCAAAGACCGGATCGAAACTAAGCGCCATAAAGTCATAATAAAAGAACCAAACCAGACCGAGTGCCACAATGTCGAAAAAGCCCATAATCCAGAGGTCGTCACTGCCGACAGCGAGGATGGAACCGAAAAGGAAACTCATCAGGTCGACATTGTAGCCCGGCGTCAAATCGCTCAAAATGACACCGATCGCCATACCGACGGCCCAGACGATTCCGATGGCGGTATCGGCACGGTGTGCATAACGGTAGGAGATGACGGAGATGACGGCGGCTGCCAAAAGTGCGGCAAGCGTCGCACCGAGCAGAATCGAAAAGCCGAAAAAGATGGCGGCACCGACACCGCCGTAGGTGGCATGGGCGATCCCGCCGCTCATGAAGGTCATTTTGTTGGCCATCGTCAAAGGACCGATGAGCCCGATCGCCACGGCGATCAGCACTCCGGCGATCAGCGCATGCTGGAAAAATGGCATCTGAAGCGCTTCAAGCATGTTTGCACTCCTCGGTACATTCGATTTTTCGGCCCATATCCTGCCAGAACTCCGCCCCGCAGTAGTGCCCTTCGTGGCCTTCGAGCTCATGTTTGATCTGGTATCGGGTATGGGGATCGATCGTGTGCATGACGACCGTTTTGTTGACATAGGCGGCATGCCTTGCGTATCCCATCACCATACTCATATCATGGCTGACGACGATCACTGTCATCGTTTTGTTGAGTATTTCGAGAAGTTCGAATATTTCGTGCTGACCATTGAAATCGATACTCGCCGTCGGTTCATCGAGCATCAGGATATCGGGATCGCTGCAGAGTGCTCTGGCGATAAGCACTCGCTGCCGCTGCCCGCCGGAAAGTTCGGCGATGCGGCGGTCGGAAAATTGATCCATCTTCACTTTTTCAAGTGCATCCAGCGCTTTTTTTCTCAAGTCACCGTCGTAGCGTCGTAACAGATTGCGACGGTGAAGTACCCCCATCAGCACTACATCGAGCACCGTGATGGGAAAATCGAGATTATGCCCCGTCTCCTGCGGTACATATCCAATGACCGCTCCGCTTGTCCGGGGCGGCTTTCCAAACAGAAGCACTTCACCGCGATCGGGCTTCAGGATGCCCATCATCAGCTTTAAAAGCGTGCTCTTTCCGCCGCCGTTTGGGCCGATTATCGCAAGGAAATCTCCTTTTTCGACCTGGAAAGAGACATCTTCGAGTACCGGCTGCTCGTTGTAGGAGAAGTAAAGATGTCGAACCTCGGCAGCAACCTGACTCATCGGGCGACTTCACAAACTTTTTTGGCGATACGAAGCAGGTTGTCGGACCAGTCGGGTGCCAGAGGATCGGCCATTACGATTTTCGCTCCAATCGACTCGGCGATCACCCTGGCCGTCCGTTTGGAAAATTGCGGTTGCACGAAGAGGGCTTTGACTCCCTCCTCTTTCGCTTCGCGTATCAGATGAACCAGTTCCCTTGACTTCGGCTCTTTTCCTTCGATTTCGATCGGAATTTGCTTGAGACCGTAAGCGTGTGCAAAATAGCCCCAAGAGGGGTGAAAAACCATCATCGCATTGCCATGGCACGGCTTGAGAATCTCACGAAGTTTCAGATCGAGTTCATCGATTTCCAACTCGAACTTTTCCAGATTTTTTTTATAGACCGCTTTGTGTGCCGGGTCGATGTTTCCGAGTGCTTCGGCGATATTTCTGGCCTGAATTTTGACAAGAGGTGGGGAGAGCCAAACGTGGGGATCGAGAGAGTGTTGAGTGTTGAGTGTTGAGTGTTGAGGATGTTTATGGTGATGATGGCTGGCCATGGGAAGTTTTTTTATGCCCCTGGTCGTATCGATGATTTGCATTTTGGGGTTTTGGGTCTTAAATCTTGGTAACCACGCTTTTTCGAAAGGGACACCTATGGCGAAATAGATTTGGGCTTTGGTCACCTTTTTCATCTGCGAAGGTTTTGGCTCATAGGTTGCAGGACTAGCTCCCGGTGCCACCATTACTGTAATATCAGCCAAATTTCCTGCTATCTTTTCTACAAAAGTCTTTTGAGGAATCACACTGACAACAACATTCACCTTACCCAACATAAAACTCGGCACAAAAACCAGAAATACTACGAAAAACCGTCTAATCCAAAATCCAAAATCCAAAATCCAAAATCCTTTCATTGCGCATAAGCGCGGCGCACCTGTTCCATCTTCCGCCCCATGTTCAGAAGGAGCATATCAGCCAGCACCAAAGCAGCCATCGCTTCGGCGACGACGGAGCCGCGGATGGCGACACAGGGGTCGTGGCGACCTTTGAGTTCACAGGTAACCTCTGCGCCATGAATGTCGAGGGTCTGCATCGGCTTGAAAATCGACGGGGTCGGCTTGAAATAGACTTTGATATCGAGTGTGTCTCCACTGCTGATGCCCCCCAGGATTCCGCCGGCATGGTGGCTGAGAAAACCTTCGTGCGTCATCTCGTCGTTGTTTTCACTGCCAAGCAGTTCAGCGCTGTGGATCCCTTCGCCGATTTCGACCCCTTTGACGGCGTTGATTCCCATCATCGCTTCGGCCAGGACGGCGTCGAGTTTGTAGTAGATGGGCTCGCCGAGACCCACCGGGACGCCGGTGGCACGAACGAGGGCCGCACCGCCGATACTGTCGTGCGCCTCTTTGGCGCGAAGCACGGTATCTTTCTGCGCCTGCTCCATCGACGAGTCGAGCGCGAAGATTTCACTGTTTCTGGCGTAGTCGAAGTCGTACTTCCTCGCTTCGACGTCACCGATTTTGAAAATGCCGCTTTCGACTTTCATACCGATCTCGCGCAGCATCAGCTTCGCCACAGCACCTGCTGCCACGCGTGCGGCGGTCTCACGCGCACTGCTCCGTCCGCCGCCGCGGTAATCACGGATACCGTACTTCTCCCAGTAGGTGAAGTCGGCGTGACCGGGACGGAAAAGATCCTTGATGTTGCCATAGTCTTTGGACTTCTGGTTGGTATTGAAGATTACCATCGCGATCGGCGTACCGGTACTTTTGCCTTCAAAAACACCGCTGAGAATCTCGACACTGTCGGGCTCTTTTCGTGCTGTGGCATAAGCGTTTTTACCCGGACGGCGACGATCGAGTTCACTCTGGATAAAGGCTTCGTCTATCTCGAGCCCTGCCGGTACCCCATCGAGAACGCAGCCGATCGCCTTGCCATGCGACTCGCCGAACGTGGTCATACGAAATCTCTTACCAAATGTATTGCTCATGACTTATCCTCATCTTTCAGCAGCTTGAGTGCTGTATGTGCCGCCTCCTGCTGCGCAGCTTTTTTACTCTTGCCTTTGGCTGTAGCGAGCAATCTGTCGTTGACGAAAACCTGTACTTCGAACTCTTTGTTGTGGTCGGGGCCTGTCGCATCTTTGAGGATATAGTCGGGAATGACGCCGAACTTCGCCTGCGTCAACTCCTGCAATGTCGTCTTGTAATCTTTAAAAAGCGAACCCAGATCGATCTTCGGATAGCACGCCTCGATCAGGTCGATTGTAATGCGTCGTACCTCATCGAGACCCGATTCGAGATAGATCGCCCCCATCAGCGCTTCGAAGGCGTTGGAAAGCAGTGAAGGTTTTTCACGCCCTTTGTTGTTCTCTTCCGCGGCGGAGATATAGATATAATCACCCAGATGCAATGCGTCGGCCAACTTCTTGAAACCCGCTTCGTTGACGAGCGATGCACGCATCTTGCTCAATTCCCCCTCTTTCGCTTTCGGGAATTTGTCGTAAAGATATTCACCGACCACCAAATCGAGCACCGCATCTCCTAAAAATTCAAGGCGCTCGTTATTGTAAGGCTTTTTGTAACTTTTGTGGGTTAACGCTTCTACAAGCTTTTGCCGGTCTTTGAACTTGTATCCAAGCTGATCTTCAAGAGGCTTAAGCTCATCCATGTAAATTCTCCTTAAATTTTTCCGCGGTCGTGCGTGCCAGCTCGTCACACCGCTCGTTTTCCGGGTGACCGTTGTGGCCGCGTACCCATATCGCCTTGACTCTGTGCGGCTTAGCCGCTTCGATATAGGCTTTCCACAAGTCGGGGTTTTTCACCTTTTTAAAATCCTTTTTGATCCAGTTGTCAAGCCACTCGTTGATCGCATTGACAACATAACTGGAGTCGCTGTATATCGTCACGTCACACGGCTCTTTGAGAGCTTTGAGACCTTCGATGACAGCCAACAGTTCCATTCTGTTGTTGGTCGTCATCGGCTCACCGCCGGTGAGTTCCTTCTCTCTATCACCGTAACGAAGAATCGTTCCGTAACCACCCGGGCCAGGATTGCCCAGACTCGAACCGTCAGAGAAGATTGTAACCTGTTTCATTTCCCGCCTTTGTAATTTCCCTCTCCACGACTACACTGTCGAGCGCCATGCATCTCGGACAACGCTCAAACGGCACCGGAAACTGCTGTTTGCAACTTTTGCACAGATAAGCGAACTGCAACGTCGCTTCGTTGAAGCCTGTCTTTTTCAGATGGTTGAGCATATCGATCAAAAACCACCCGATCGGAGGACTCGGCTCGATATCGCCGCGCGCCCCGTAAATGGCACGCAGCTTTGGACTCTCCTTGATTCTGTCATAATCCATAAAGGAGGCCGGAAGAAACCAGAAGATGTCGATGAGCCGCTCTATATTGGCCTCCTGCACCATCTCCCATGCCCGCTGCGGTTCGTTTTTGAGCAAATATTCAAACACTGTCCGTTCATATTTTTTGTGGGCTTTGTAGAGCGATATCACCTTTTCGATCTTCTTTTCATGTTCGATCTGCGAATCGGCCAGAACGATCTTGAGATCGAGATAGAGTTTGAGGTCATCGACCTCGACTCCAAGCGCCTCGAGCGGTTCGATCACCTCTTTGGCACGTTTGAAATCCTGCAGTCGCTCATAGACCACCATCAGATCGTTGAGTACCTTCTTGTTGCGCGGATTCGACTTGAGAATCTGCAAAAAAGTGGAACGTGCCCGCTCCAGAAAACCGGCATGCATATAGGTTGTGCCCACGAGCTCCATCAGCTCGTATGTGGTCGGTTCATCCTGGCAGTGTTCGAGCAGATAGCGCCCGATCTCGATCGCGTTGTTGTATTCGCCACTCTTTTCATAAGCGCGCGCCAGCAACACCAACGGCTGAGTCATTGCCGGCGTATAGGGCATCGATTCGAGACTCTTCCTTACCCCATGCGTTTCGAAACGCTTCAAAAAGCGCTGCAGGCGGCGTGATTTGCGTGACTTGACGTAGACACCCCACCAGTAACTGACGAAAGCGATGACAAAGACCATCCCTGCAATCAGCAGCACGGCAAACAACGGATCACGATAATCTATGAGGAGCGCATCCACTGACCGACCTTTTCGAGCGTAGGTAGTGGGTAGTGGGCAGTAGGTAGCATCGAACGCTTTTCGCTTTTCGCTACGCACTACTCACCACTCACCGGCACTCTGCAAAGAGTACTTATTTATTATATAATAAAACAATGATAGATAACAACTCCATTGAGCAGCTGAAGCAGACCATCGACATCGTCGACGTGGTCGGCAACTATGTCGAACTCAAAAAAAACGGCTCCAATTTCAAAGGGCTCTGCCCCTTTCATGACGAGAAGACACCGAGCTTCATCGTCAGTCCCACCAAACAGTTCTACAAATGTTTCGGATGCGGTGCCGGCGGGGATGCGATCAAATTTCTGATGGAGTATGAAAAGCTCAATTACCCCGAAGCGATCGAGAAACTGGCGCAGATGTACAACTTCACGCTCCGATACACGGAAGGCAGAGAAGGCGGTGGTGAAGAGAAACGGATTCTCGAGACGGTCGGCCAGTGGTACCGTGCCAACCTCGAGCACCATGAAGGGGCGAAAAACTACCTGAAAGCGCGCGGCGTCTCGCTTGCGAGCATCGAGAAGTTCTCGCTCGGTTACGCCCCCTCCTCCGAAGAGACGCTTCATTTTCTGCAAAAAGCGATGATCCCGATGCAAAAAGCTGAAGAGGTGGGCATATTGGGCCACGACCGCGGGCGCTACTATGCCAGACTGATCGACCGCATCATCTTTCCGATTCACTCGCCGTCGGGTATGCCCGTCGGTTTCGGCGGTCGGACGATGGGCAGCCATCCTGCCAAATATATCAATTCCCCACAGACGAAACTCTTTAACAAGTCGCGTCTTCTTTACGGCTACCACCTGGCCAAGGAGCAGATCTACCGCAAAAAACGGCTCATCGTGGTAGAAGGGTACATGGATGTCATCATGCTCCACCAGGCAGGTTTCGGCACCGCCGTCGCGACGCTGGGAACGGCATTAACGAACGATCATTTGCCTCTTTTGAAAAAAGGGGAGCCCGAAGTGATCGTCGCCTACGACGGTGACAATGCGGGTATCAACGCCGCGATGAAAGCGGCCCTGCTGCTGAGCAGCCACAACTTCGAAGGAGGCGTGGTTCTCTTTGGCAACGGGATGGATCCGGCCGACATGGTCAATGCCGGCAATGCCGATGCCATCGAAGCGCTTTTCTCCAAACCGATCCCCTATGCACAGTTCGTGATCGACCAGATCGTCTCGCAGCACAATATTCATACGCCCAAAGGGAAAGAGGATGCTTTCCATACGGTGAAAAACTACCTCGCTACACTCTCGCCGTTCGTACAGGAGAAGTATCTTCCCTACGCGGCACTGCGTCTTGGCGTCAACGTGGCGATGCTCGCACCCAAAACGGAGAAACCGGTATATCGCCAATATTCACACGACAGAAGAGGGACACAACAGCCGTCCCAACCGCAACCGTTTCTCACCCTTACGGATGTCGCCGAAGAGAGTATCATCAAAACACTGCTCAAGATCCCGACGCTTACCGATATGGTACTCGATACGATGGACAGCTCGATGTTCGGTGTCCACCGCGAAGCTTTCGAAGCGCTACTCCAAGGTGGAGAACATGAAGATCTACTGCGTATCGAACTGGATGATACGATCGTCACCTACAGTGAAGAGGAGCTCAAAAAACAGCTCGTCTACTTTCTGCAGCGCTACTACAAAAAAGCACTTGACAATATAAAAAAAGATGATAGACTTCCATTCGAAAAAAAGATTTTTTATATTCGCAAATATCAAGATTATATCAACCATTTGAAACGAGGAGAACTTGTCCCTTATGAAAGCAATCGCACTTTTTAGCGGCGGTCTCGACAGTACCCTGGCGATCAAACTGATCAAAGACCAGGGGATCGAGGTGATCGCTCTGAATATCGATATCGGATTCGGCAGTACCAAAAGCAAACTGGAGCATATGCAGAATATGTGTGATCAAGTCGGGGTGGAGCTACGCACGCTCGATATCCGAGATCAGTATCTGCGTGAAATCCTTTTCGACCCGAAGTACGGCTACGGCAAAAACTTCAACCCCTGCATCGACTGCCACGGTAACATGTTCAAGATCGCCAAAGAGTTGATGGAGCCGTGGGGAGCCAGTTTCCTCATCAGCGGCGAGGTGGTGGGCCAGCGGCCGATGAGCCAGCGGCGCGATGCGCTCGACCTGGTGGCGGGCCTGTCGGAGACCGAAGATATCC
Coding sequences:
- a CDS encoding metal ABC transporter permease; amino-acid sequence: MLEALQMPFFQHALIAGVLIAVAIGLIGPLTMANKMTFMSGGIAHATYGGVGAAIFFGFSILLGATLAALLAAAVISVISYRYAHRADTAIGIVWAVGMAIGVILSDLTPGYNVDLMSFLFGSILAVGSDDLWIMGFFDIVALGLVWFFYYDFMALSFDPVFAKLQGVKTQLLHLLLLGLVAITVVLAMRLVGLIMVIALLTMPSFSSERYVKSLGGMMLFSILLSACYIVGGLFFAYWYDLSSGASVILVAAFGTIALFMMKNTLKFQKG
- a CDS encoding metal ABC transporter ATP-binding protein; translation: MSQVAAEVRHLYFSYNEQPVLEDVSFQVEKGDFLAIIGPNGGGKSTLLKLMMGILKPDRGEVLLFGKPPRTSGAVIGYVPQETGHNLDFPITVLDVVLMGVLHRRNLLRRYDGDLRKKALDALEKVKMDQFSDRRIAELSGGQRQRVLIARALCSDPDILMLDEPTASIDFNGQHEIFELLEILNKTMTVIVVSHDMSMVMGYARHAAYVNKTVVMHTIDPHTRYQIKHELEGHEGHYCGAEFWQDMGRKIECTEECKHA
- a CDS encoding metal ABC transporter solute-binding protein, Zn/Mn family, with the protein product MADITVMVAPGASPATYEPKPSQMKKVTKAQIYFAIGVPFEKAWLPRFKTQNPKMQIIDTTRGIKKLPMASHHHHKHPQHSTLNTQHSLDPHVWLSPPLVKIQARNIAEALGNIDPAHKAVYKKNLEKFELEIDELDLKLREILKPCHGNAMMVFHPSWGYFAHAYGLKQIPIEIEGKEPKSRELVHLIREAKEEGVKALFVQPQFSKRTARVIAESIGAKIVMADPLAPDWSDNLLRIAKKVCEVAR
- the aroC gene encoding chorismate synthase, with protein sequence MSNTFGKRFRMTTFGESHGKAIGCVLDGVPAGLEIDEAFIQSELDRRRPGKNAYATARKEPDSVEILSGVFEGKSTGTPIAMVIFNTNQKSKDYGNIKDLFRPGHADFTYWEKYGIRDYRGGGRSSARETAARVAAGAVAKLMLREIGMKVESGIFKIGDVEARKYDFDYARNSEIFALDSSMEQAQKDTVLRAKEAHDSIGGAALVRATGVPVGLGEPIYYKLDAVLAEAMMGINAVKGVEIGEGIHSAELLGSENNDEMTHEGFLSHHAGGILGGISSGDTLDIKVYFKPTPSIFKPMQTLDIHGAEVTCELKGRHDPCVAIRGSVVAEAMAALVLADMLLLNMGRKMEQVRRAYAQ
- the rnc gene encoding ribonuclease III; protein product: MDELKPLEDQLGYKFKDRQKLVEALTHKSYKKPYNNERLEFLGDAVLDLVVGEYLYDKFPKAKEGELSKMRASLVNEAGFKKLADALHLGDYIYISAAEENNKGREKPSLLSNAFEALMGAIYLESGLDEVRRITIDLIEACYPKIDLGSLFKDYKTTLQELTQAKFGVIPDYILKDATGPDHNKEFEVQVFVNDRLLATAKGKSKKAAQQEAAHTALKLLKDEDKS
- the rnhA gene encoding ribonuclease HI; amino-acid sequence: MKQVTIFSDGSSLGNPGPGGYGTILRYGDREKELTGGEPMTTNNRMELLAVIEGLKALKEPCDVTIYSDSSYVVNAINEWLDNWIKKDFKKVKNPDLWKAYIEAAKPHRVKAIWVRGHNGHPENERCDELARTTAEKFKENLHG
- a CDS encoding tetratricopeptide repeat protein encodes the protein MDALLIDYRDPLFAVLLIAGMVFVIAFVSYWWGVYVKSRKSRRLQRFLKRFETHGVRKSLESMPYTPAMTQPLVLLARAYEKSGEYNNAIEIGRYLLEHCQDEPTTYELMELVGTTYMHAGFLERARSTFLQILKSNPRNKKVLNDLMVVYERLQDFKRAKEVIEPLEALGVEVDDLKLYLDLKIVLADSQIEHEKKIEKVISLYKAHKKYERTVFEYLLKNEPQRAWEMVQEANIERLIDIFWFLPASFMDYDRIKESPKLRAIYGARGDIEPSPPIGWFLIDMLNHLKKTGFNEATLQFAYLCKSCKQQFPVPFERCPRCMALDSVVVEREITKAGNETGYNLL
- the dnaG gene encoding DNA primase; the protein is MIDNNSIEQLKQTIDIVDVVGNYVELKKNGSNFKGLCPFHDEKTPSFIVSPTKQFYKCFGCGAGGDAIKFLMEYEKLNYPEAIEKLAQMYNFTLRYTEGREGGGEEKRILETVGQWYRANLEHHEGAKNYLKARGVSLASIEKFSLGYAPSSEETLHFLQKAMIPMQKAEEVGILGHDRGRYYARLIDRIIFPIHSPSGMPVGFGGRTMGSHPAKYINSPQTKLFNKSRLLYGYHLAKEQIYRKKRLIVVEGYMDVIMLHQAGFGTAVATLGTALTNDHLPLLKKGEPEVIVAYDGDNAGINAAMKAALLLSSHNFEGGVVLFGNGMDPADMVNAGNADAIEALFSKPIPYAQFVIDQIVSQHNIHTPKGKEDAFHTVKNYLATLSPFVQEKYLPYAALRLGVNVAMLAPKTEKPVYRQYSHDRRGTQQPSQPQPFLTLTDVAEESIIKTLLKIPTLTDMVLDTMDSSMFGVHREAFEALLQGGEHEDLLRIELDDTIVTYSEEELKKQLVYFLQRYYKKALDNIKKDDRLPFEKKIFYIRKYQDYINHLKRGELVPYESNRTF